The genomic segment AGGGCCGTGAAGCGATCCGTACGTGGATCGTCAACACCATGAACACTTTTCCCGGCACCGAGATGCCGTGGTTCCCGTCGACCTGGCATTCGATCGATGTGGACAAGGGCTGGGTGATCTGCGAGTTCCAGAACCGGATGCGCGATCCCGGCGACGGCAGCATTCACGAGGAGCCGAACATCTCGGTGCTCAAGTACGCCGGCGACGGGCTGTGGAGCTACGAGGAAGACGCCTACAACCCGATGAATTTCATGCCGATGGTGCGCGGCTACATCCAGGCGTCGAAGAAGCTCGGCACGATCTCCGATGATGCGGTGGCCTTCGCCCGCAACATGGGCTGGGACCTGGCCTGAGTCAGTCGGGGCTGCCTTCGCTGTCGTCGAAGAAGCTCCATTCACCGTCGTGTTCGACCTCCATGCGCCAACCCAACTCGGAGTTGTCGGCCCGGGAGTCGACGAACCAGGCGTGGGCGTCCTCGGCGCTCTCGATGTCTTTCGTGTCGACGACGTCACCCTTGGGGTTGATCACGCGGTAGGTTGCCATGCTTCTTTGCTTCCCCGCTCTGGCGTAGTTCAATCGCCCGGATGCTTGAGACCCGCGCCGCACAACGGGATCACCACGTCGTCGGCGGCCAAACCGGGATCGCCTGCGGCCGCGGCGTAGCAGACCGCCGCCGTCGGCTCCACAAACAACCCTTCCCGCGCCAGTGCGCGGCGCCCGGCGATGATCGCGTCGTCCTCGACCGTGACGATCGTGCCGCCGCTAGCCTGCACTGCCGCCACGATCTGCTCGGCCCGCGGCGGCGCGGTGATCGCGATGCCCTCGGCCACCGTGGACCCGAACGTCCTGTCCTTGCCGTCCCACGCGGCCGCCAGCGGCGCGCAGCCGGCGGCTTGGACCGCGACGATCGCCGGCATCCGCTCGGCCAGTCCGGCGGCGACGAGTTCGGTGAATGCCAGGTAGCAACCCAGAAGCAGCGTGCCGTTGCCGACCGGGACCAGGACCGTCGACGGCAGGGCGTCTCCGTTCTGCCGCCAGATCTCGTAGCCGTAGCTCTTCACGCCGTGCATGAAGTACGGGTGATAGACGTGGCTGGCGTAGAACACCCCTGGCAGCCCGGCGATGTCCGCCGCGGCAGCGGCGGTATCGGCCCGACTGCCCGCCACCAGGGTCAGGGTGGCACCATGCGCCCGGATCTGGGCGAGCTTCTCCGGTGAGGTCGACGCCGGAACCAGCACCTCGCAGTAGATGCCGGCCCTGGCGAAATACGCAGCGGCCGCCGTACCGGCGTTGCCGCTGCTGTCCACCACTGCCCTCCTCACGCCGAGTCGCGCGGCCAGCGAGGCCAGCACCACCGCTCCGCGATCCTTGAAAGAGCCGGTCGGACTGAGGAATTCGAGCTTAAACCGGACGTTGGGCAGGCTCTGCGACGGGATCATCGGGGTGTTGCCCTCGCCGAGCGTGATGGCGGGATCAATCACCTCCTGCCACGGCCCACCGATGTCGAGCAACCCGCCGCACGGGCAGCGCCACACCAGCTCGGCGACGTCGAACTTCCGTCGACACGAACGGCATTGCAGGGCAGGCAGATTCACGGCTCGACTCCCTTGCGCTCGTCGATGACAAACAGAACCAACGTCACGAACAGCAGCGCGGCGGGGATCCAGATCGCGTGCACACTCCAGGCTCGGGTGGCGAACGCACCGATCACCGCGCCGCCGGTGAAGAACACCGTCAGCCACGCATAGGTGCTGAAGGCCTGTCGCGCCGTCGCATCATGGTCCACGAAACCGGTGTAGCCCGCTTCGACCAGCCGCATCAGGTTCCCGGTGGTGGCCACCGGCAGGTACACGAAATCCCCGATATTGCGGAACAGCCCCATCTGCATCGCCGCGACGAACGAAATCGGCACGGTGACGTAGCTGTGGGCCACTGTCGCCGGGACAAAGCCGATGATGAAGAGCACGACGGCCTGCAGCAGCATGGTCCAGCGCATCGGATGGGCCAGGTAGCGCTCCACCCGGCCCGACTTCAGATAGGAAGCCAGGCCGACTCCGGCGAAGAAGGCCAGGATCGGCCAGACATGCGCCAGCGCACTGGTGAGCTTGCCGTGACTCATGTTGAGCGCGAAGAGGATCACGTTGGCCGTCTGCACATTCGCGAACACCCCGCCACGGGCCAGGTAGGTGTAGGCGTCCAGGAAGCCGTTGGCGGCCGTGAGCAGCAGGGCGAACCGCAGTGTGGTCGTGGTGCGCGTCATCGTGGAGCAAGCTTGCCTGAATACGGAAATGATCACGAGCGCAGGCTGCGGACTCTAATGTCGTCGCCATGGGCATCGCCACTCGTATCAACGGCCAGACACCACCCGAAATGGCCCTCGAGGACATCAATCTGGGCACCTTCGAGTTCTGGGGCATGGACGACTCGCTGCGCGACGGCGCGTTCGCCACCCTGCGCCGCGAGGCCCCGATCAAGTTCTTTCACGAGGTGGAGTTCGAAGGCATCGAGCCGGGCCCCGGGCACTGGGCGCTGACCAAGCTCGACGACGTCTTCTACGCCAGCCGCCACCCGGAGATCTTCAGCTCCTACCCGAACATCACGATCGGCGACCAGATCCCGGAGGTCGCCGAGTACTTCGGCTCGATGATCGCCCTCGACGA from the Mycolicibacterium crocinum genome contains:
- a CDS encoding YoaK family protein, giving the protein MTRTTTTLRFALLLTAANGFLDAYTYLARGGVFANVQTANVILFALNMSHGKLTSALAHVWPILAFFAGVGLASYLKSGRVERYLAHPMRWTMLLQAVVLFIIGFVPATVAHSYVTVPISFVAAMQMGLFRNIGDFVYLPVATTGNLMRLVEAGYTGFVDHDATARQAFSTYAWLTVFFTGGAVIGAFATRAWSVHAIWIPAALLFVTLVLFVIDERKGVEP
- a CDS encoding pyridoxal-phosphate dependent enzyme, with protein sequence MNLPALQCRSCRRKFDVAELVWRCPCGGLLDIGGPWQEVIDPAITLGEGNTPMIPSQSLPNVRFKLEFLSPTGSFKDRGAVVLASLAARLGVRRAVVDSSGNAGTAAAAYFARAGIYCEVLVPASTSPEKLAQIRAHGATLTLVAGSRADTAAAAADIAGLPGVFYASHVYHPYFMHGVKSYGYEIWRQNGDALPSTVLVPVGNGTLLLGCYLAFTELVAAGLAERMPAIVAVQAAGCAPLAAAWDGKDRTFGSTVAEGIAITAPPRAEQIVAAVQASGGTIVTVEDDAIIAGRRALAREGLFVEPTAAVCYAAAAGDPGLAADDVVIPLCGAGLKHPGD
- a CDS encoding nuclear transport factor 2 family protein — its product is MGRWSREEIESAFEEHKQVVVGIADSWDWSRFADQFTEDATYVEHSYGTFQGREAIRTWIVNTMNTFPGTEMPWFPSTWHSIDVDKGWVICEFQNRMRDPGDGSIHEEPNISVLKYAGDGLWSYEEDAYNPMNFMPMVRGYIQASKKLGTISDDAVAFARNMGWDLA